DNA from bacterium HR11:
TCAATTCGACATCGAGTACCTGGACCGGGCCATCGAGGACCAGTTCAGGGGACGGGCCCGCATCGTCGAGACGAACCAGGTCGCCGCCCGGGTCGCCTACGAATACATCCGGGAGACCTTCCCGGAGCCCTTTGCCTTTCGGCTGACGCCCGTGCCCGTCCGCCAACCCCGGATTTATCTACAGGGCACGCAGGCGGTCGCCTTAGGCAAGCTCCTGGCCGGTTGCACGTTCCAGACGTATTATCCCATCTCGCCGGCCACGGATGAGAGCGTGTACCTGGAGTCCCATGAGAACGTGCCCCTGTTCCCCAACGGGAAGGGGCATGGGGGGCCCGACAAGGCCCCCGTCGTCGTCGTCCAGACAGAGGACGAAATCGCCGCCATCACGATGGCCGTCGGGGCGGCCATCGCCGGGGCCCGGGCCAGCACGGCCACCTCGGGGCCGGGGTTCTGTCTGATGATGGAGGGCCTCGGCTGGGCCGGTATCAGTGAGGTGCCCGTCGTCGTCACGGTCTACCAGCGGGGCGGCCCCAGCACGGGCCTGCCGACCCGGACGGAGCAGGGCGACCTCTGGTTCGCCATCCACCACGGCCACAGCGAGTTTCCCCGGATCGTGATCGCCTCCGGCGACCACCGGGAGATGTTCTACGACGCCGTGCGGGCCTTCAACTATGCGGAGCGGTACCAGGTCCCCGTCATCCACCTGACGGACAAGTACCTGGCCAACAGCACCAGCACGTACCCTCTCTTCGAGCTGGACGCCGTGCGCATCGACCGGGGCCTCCTCCTGGACGATGAGACCCTGGCGGCCCGGTATGCCGACCAGGTGTTCCGGCGCTACGAGTTCACCGAATCCGGCCTTTCCCCCCGGAGCCGACCCGGCCAGAAGTACGGCATCTTCTGGATGACCGGGGATGAACACGACGAACTCGGTCACATCACGGAAGACGTCGTCCTCCGGGACCGCATGATGGAAAAGCGCATGTCCCGCCTGGAGCTGAT
Protein-coding regions in this window:
- the korA_2 gene encoding 2-oxoglutarate oxidoreductase subunit KorA; protein product: MQEPVSWMIGGAQGSGVDTAANLFARACAFAGLHVFGKREYYSNIMGKHSYFQVRVHPERPVLASCAAVHLLATFDVETPMKHFRSVVPDGGIIFDPKLLSSTVDSPPNMERRYKQDLKAYLTSKGRGLTLEDVLNDAADRGVRLFAVPYDDLFRRLGQKIGETEYAKLSRTLNTMAVAVSLALFQFDIEYLDRAIEDQFRGRARIVETNQVAARVAYEYIRETFPEPFAFRLTPVPVRQPRIYLQGTQAVALGKLLAGCTFQTYYPISPATDESVYLESHENVPLFPNGKGHGGPDKAPVVVVQTEDEIAAITMAVGAAIAGARASTATSGPGFCLMMEGLGWAGISEVPVVVTVYQRGGPSTGLPTRTEQGDLWFAIHHGHSEFPRIVIASGDHREMFYDAVRAFNYAERYQVPVIHLTDKYLANSTSTYPLFELDAVRIDRGLLLDDETLAARYADQVFRRYEFTESGLSPRSRPGQKYGIFWMTGDEHDELGHITEDVVLRDRMMEKRMSRLELIVRETPEAEKWAFWGEPDTDTLIVSWGSTKGVVLEAMEEIARRTGRRLGFLQLRMLWPLDGERLAEILRRYARLIAIENNYSAQMAGLIRRETGIAIPHKIVKYNGRPMVVEEVLEAIQQVLQKNASSSRTVLRHGI